Within the Rhizobium grahamii genome, the region GGCGATCTCGATGATCGACTTCACGACGCGGCGCTGCTCGTCTGACGTATCGACGGCATCGACGAGCTGGCGATCGATCTTGAGACGCGTCGGCCGAAGCCGGACAAGTCCAATCAGGGAAGCGTGACCTGAGCCGAAGTCATCGATCTCGATCTCGATACCCATCTGCTTGATCCGATCGACGCTCTCCAGCAACTCGTCATCGCAGTCGTCGAGAAAGATCGTCTCGATCAGCTCGAAGACGATGGCATTACGCGGCACGTTTAGCGCCAGCAGCTCCTTGGAAAGCAGCGGATCGTAAAGTCGCTGTCCCGAGATGTTGACGGCGATCCGGGGCACCTGTGCGCCGCGCCCTTCCCACGTTCTACGGTCTTCCAGCACGCGCCGTAGCATGATGGAGTCGATCTCTGCCGTCAGCCCGTATTCGTCGGCAACCTTGAGGAACTCTCCCGGAAGCAACAGACCCCTGTCCTTATGCTTCCACCGCGCCAGCGCCTCGAGCCCAACGACCTCGCGGGTGCGCGCGTCCACCTGCAGCTGATAGAAGGGCACGATCTCGCCTTCCGTCAGCGCCGTCCTCAGTTCTTCGGCAATCCGCCGACGCCCCATAAGGTCGTCCTTCAGCTGCTGCGTGAAGAACTCGATACGATCTCGGCCGGAGGCCTTCGCCTGGTAAAGCGCAATATCCGACTCGGCCAGGAGATTGGCGCCTTTGCGATCGATGGAACATGAAACGCCGATCGACGCGCCGGATTGCAACTGCTCGCGACCGAAGCGTATCTTCTTGCGCAGTCGGCGCTGCAGATCCCGGGCAACATCGCGAAGCTCGTCAACGCTTCCAAAGTTGACGAGGATGATGACGAACTCGTCTCCCCCGATCCGGGCCGCGACCGCCCCTTGCGGCAGGGCAGCCTTGATCCGGGTCGCGGCGGCGCGCAGCACGACGTCGCCGGCGGCATGTCCGTATGTGTCGTTGATCTGCTTGAACTCGTCGAGATCGAGATGCAGCACGGCGAGTTTCAGGACATCAACGTCATCCTTCAGCTGCGCCAGACGCTTGTCGAAAAGCCGCCGGTTGGGCAGACCCGTGAGATAATCATGCTCGGCGGCATATTCGACCCGCGCCGCACTCTTCTCCAGATCGAGTGCACGCGCCTCCGCGACCGCCCTCTGCCGGGCGGCCTCGTCAGTCAGAAGCACATCGGCCGTCACATCCCATTCCGCACCGATGAACGAAGGGGCGCCATCGTCGCTGATGTAGAAATGGGCACGTGAGCGGATATGGCGTATCTCGCCATTCGGCCAGATGATGCGAAATTCGGAATTATACTGCCCCCTCCGCGCCGCCGCATCGCTGAAGTCCCGTTCGGCCCGCTCGCGATCGTCGGGGTGGATTGCGTCCGCCCAAACGGCCGTCGACACCTTGCCACTGGTCAAGCCAGTCTTGTAGAGGCGATGCATCTGCAGATCCAGGAGATCTCGTTCTTCCGAAGATCATGCTCCCACACACCGATCTGTGACGCGTCGAGCGCCAGTTCAAGGCGTCTCAGGAGATCCCGAAATTCCCGCTCCGACCGTGTGGTGTCGTTTGGTACCAAAACCGTCTCAGCCTCATGCAATCCCACTGCGACAGGCTTGGCTAAACCAACCGTCGCGCGAGATGTTAATTAGAACAAACTAAAAATCCATCAATGATTGTGCCGCAGAGACCACCGCTATTTTGGCAAGTCGCCTCCTCATGCGGGACCCCGACCACCCGCATTCTGCTTTTCAAGCTGCAACAGCAGGCCGCTGTGATCGACGTCCGCGCCGCCATCCTCGACGAACGCGGCAAACTCCGCGCGAACAGCCTCCGTCAATGGCAGGACCAGCGACAGGTCTTCGGCAACCGCAAGGATGTTGTTGAGATCCTTCAACTGAAGCTTCGAGGGCCCGGCATGGCCGAACTCCCGACTGACCATTCTCTGCCCGTGAATATCGAGTATCCGGCTCTCGGCAAATCCGCCGCGAATGGCACGCCTGAAGGCCTCGGGCGACCCTCCGCCTGCCTGCACCAGCATCATGGCTTCGGCAATGGCGCCGATCGTAACGGCGACGATCTGCTGATTACCGAGCTTGGCCAGCTGCCCGGTGCCGCTCGGCCCGACATGCGTGACACGGCCAAGCGGCGCGAAGACGTCAGCCAGCTCGGCAATGAGCGTTCCATCCCCGCCCGCCATGATCGCAAGCGTACCGGCCGCCGCGCCGACGACACCGCCGGAGACTGGGGCGTCGAGATGCCGGATCCCGCGCGCGGCAAGCCGTGTCGCGTGATCTCGCGCCTGCGCGGGTGCGATGGAGCTGCAATCGATCACCGTGGCGTTTTGTGGCAGAGCCTCCGCAACGCCCTGCAGGAACAGCACATCTTCGACCGCCTTCCCGTCTGAAAGCATCGTGAAAACGACCGCCGCACCTCTGGCTGCAAGCGACGGCGTTTCGGCCACGACGGCTCCGTCCTTGGCAAGCGCCTGCGCCTTGGTGGCATCGCGGTTCCAGACGGTTACCGCAAAGCCCGCATCGAGCAGACGCCGCGCCATCGGCGCTCCCATGAGGCCGGTGCCAAGAAACGCGATACTACGCGGTGCGGCGCCCATCAGAGCTTTCCTCCCATTTCATCCTCGATATGAACCCGGATAATGTCGTCGAACGAACGATCGGCGACGAACCCGAGTTCGCTCGCTCGCTTCGGCTCGAATGCCTGCGGCCAGCCTTGCACGATCTTCATCACCAGCTCGTCCGGCTCGCGACGGATGAGAGCGACGGCTCTTTCCCCCGCAACGCGACGCAGTGCCTCGATCTGCTCGCCGACCGTGACGCTGACGCCGGGCATGGTGAGACTGCGTCTCGAACCCAATAACTGCAGATCGATGCTGGCAGCATGGATGAGGAAGCCGACGGCGGAGCGCGGCGACGCGTGCCAGTGGCGCACCGTATCGGCAACAGGAAGGATCGCGACCTGCCCGGCGAGCGGCTCGCGCACGATCCCGGAGAAAAAGCCGGATGCCGCCTTGTTGGGCTTGCCTGGCCGCACGCAAATCGTTGGCAGGCGGATGCCGATGCCATCCAGGAAACCGCGACGTGTGTAATCGGCAAGCAGCAACTCACCCACCGCCTTCTGCGTCCCGTAGCTCGTCAACGGCGTGAGATTGAAATCATCGGGAATGACATCAGGGAACGGTGCTCCGAAGACGGCGATGGACGATGTGAAGACGACGCAGGGGCGATAGCCGTCCTTCAGATGCGCGAGCCGGATCGCCTCGAACAGCGATCGCGTACCTTCGAGATTGATGCCGTAGCCTTTCTCGAAATCGAGTTCCGCCTCGCCGGAGACGATCGCTGCGAGATGAAAGATGACATCGGGCCTGGCGGCGATCAGTGCTGTGGCATTGCCAGCCTGGGAAATGTCCACCGCGCTGCTGTCGACGCGCCCCGCGAAAGCTTGCGGGCGCTCCGGTTCGGCAACATCGACGAGTGAAAGACGCGTCAGCGGATGACCGCCAAGACTTCCGTCCGATACAAGGCGCGCGACGAGCTTGCGCCCGATCATACCTGCGGCGCCGACAACTGCGATGTGCATCACGCTCCTCCAAGCTTTGGCTCGCGGCGCGACTCCCTTCGCCCGACGTACGTTCATCAAGGCACATCTGAAGGATCATGGGAACAGAAAAATAGGGGCTGATGGAGATAGCCCAGCCGATCCAGGGCTCACGCACACAAGAGCGTAACGGCCTGGCGATCAGGCGAGTTTCGGCACGGGAGTCAGCAGATACTCGAGCGCGGCTTCGCTTCGCACGCCATCCTGATAAAGATGCAGAACCAGGCAGGCGAGATCATCGAGATCGCCGGCATCCATCGCTTCTTTTTCGCTCAACCGGTGCAACACGCGTTGGCAAAGTGCGACTTCGTGGTCCTCAAGTGGTGCTTTTGTGGAATTCGGAATTGCCTTGGTCATGACAGCACCTCCTCGACAATAGCTAATACCCCTGGAGATGAACCTTACGTGAACGGAAGATGCCGGAACGCGTGGGCTACTCAGCGCTCGACATGGCACCATGCCGCGAGGAGCGGCCGCGCGGTGCAACGCATCGCCACGTTGTGGCCAGCGTCATTGAAGAAGATGGATCCGACCGATCCGCGCTGCCAGCCCTTGTCGTCGCAGGAGAATTCGCAATCCGACAGCGCGAGAAACACCCTCGAACGATACTGGATATGGTCAGGGAAACGAGTGTAAGGCGCCATGATCGTCAGGCCGAGGGCAACGTCGTCTCTCTCTTCAACGCCAGAGACCCCCGCCACCACGGCATGCGCGTGCGTGTGCTCGATATTCAGGCTTGCGAACGGCCCTGTCTTGCTGGCAACCCATTCCAGGCTCTTTGCAAGATCGCCGATCGCGGACGCGACTTCCGCGAAGGCGGGCCCCTTCTGTGATAGGTGGCGGAGCGCAAACTGCATCTGTGTCGCGAGCGGCATGGCCGCAACAGGCTTGTTGGCGACGGCACCGGGCTCCTGAAGGCGGTGAAACACCTTGCCGGCGACGAACTTCTCCATCATCGGCGTGCTGTCCGACAGCATGATATTTCCCAAGGCACCGATCAGCCGCTGAACGGCAACCGGCCTGCTCGCACGGCGAACGGAATAGTCCCCTTGGGTGGCTCTCGTTCCGCGATGCAGAAGAAGGTCTGCCTCCCGTCTCAGCCGGGATTTCAAGCTCGCCACGGAAGACTCCTTTGTTACCGCGCGCAGATCACTTATCGCGAAGCGACCAAAAAGGGAACGGTCATCCCATGGTTTCAGTATCTCATCGCGCGCCGCACAAACGGCCGGCGAATCGGTCTGTTGGCCGCGCTACGTCATCAGTGGTCATGTTCCGACCATTTGACACGATGGCAAAGCGTTATGTCGCCTAGTCTCAGGTTTTCAGGGTTTCCGCAGAAAGCACCTTTCTTAGAAAAAACCGTCGAGGCGTACGGTCATCCCCTTCGAGTTCCCCGAACTGCTCGTAACCAAGCTTCAGGTAAAACGGTTTTGCTTGGAAGTCGTAGGTGTCTAGGAAGATCCCCAGGTATCCGCGCTCGCAGGCAATGCGCTCCGCCTCTCCCATTAACTGACGGCCAAGACCCTTTCCTCGGAGTGCTTCAGGCACGACTAGATACTTGACGAATAGCCAATTGAGTTCATCGAACGCGTACAGGCCGCCGACGATCTCTGCAGTCTCCGATTGCCTTAAAACGATACCGAGATGTGGCCATTCCGCTATGGTCGCGGTGTGGCGGCTATTGAAGTCCACGAGCGGTTTCAGGAGGCGGTCAAGCTCGTCTGCAGTCGGCTCGGCCGGGAGGGTTTCTAGGATGGCAATCATCGCGGCAGAATGTGTGAGGGGATGGCCATTGTCTAGTCGATAGTTTCGGCAGTTCGGCCCCTTCGGGCCGATAGCCCACGCCTTTGCGCCAGACGTTCAAGCAGAAGATGGAACGCATCACGAATCAAGAAAGGCGGAGCAATGCTCCGCCTTTCCACGTCTCGCCGCTGAGTGGGGGTTATTCGGCGGCGAGTCGGATGATTTCGGCTTCTTCCTCGTCGTGCTCGTGTTCCTTGTGCTGGATCAGCGGGCGGTTGCCCGACAGCTTGCGAACCATCACGTAGAAGACAGGCGTCATGAAGATGCCGAAGAAGGTGACGCCGATCATGCCCGAGAACACGGCCACACCCATGGCCGCACGCATCTCGGCACCCGCGCCGGTCGAGGTGACCAGCGGGACAACGCCCATGATGAACGCCATGGAAGTCATCAGGATCGGGCGCAAACGCAGGCGGCTTGCCTCGATGGCGGCCTGAACCGGAGTCCGTCCTTCGAATTCCAGCTCGCGGGCGAATTCCACGATCAGGATCGCGTTCTTCGCCGAGAGGCCGACAAGAACCACCAG harbors:
- a CDS encoding NAD(P)-dependent oxidoreductase, translating into MGAAPRSIAFLGTGLMGAPMARRLLDAGFAVTVWNRDATKAQALAKDGAVVAETPSLAARGAAVVFTMLSDGKAVEDVLFLQGVAEALPQNATVIDCSSIAPAQARDHATRLAARGIRHLDAPVSGGVVGAAAGTLAIMAGGDGTLIAELADVFAPLGRVTHVGPSGTGQLAKLGNQQIVAVTIGAIAEAMMLVQAGGGSPEAFRRAIRGGFAESRILDIHGQRMVSREFGHAGPSKLQLKDLNNILAVAEDLSLVLPLTEAVRAEFAAFVEDGGADVDHSGLLLQLEKQNAGGRGPA
- the denD gene encoding D-erythronate dehydrogenase — protein: MHIAVVGAAGMIGRKLVARLVSDGSLGGHPLTRLSLVDVAEPERPQAFAGRVDSSAVDISQAGNATALIAARPDVIFHLAAIVSGEAELDFEKGYGINLEGTRSLFEAIRLAHLKDGYRPCVVFTSSIAVFGAPFPDVIPDDFNLTPLTSYGTQKAVGELLLADYTRRGFLDGIGIRLPTICVRPGKPNKAASGFFSGIVREPLAGQVAILPVADTVRHWHASPRSAVGFLIHAASIDLQLLGSRRSLTMPGVSVTVGEQIEALRRVAGERAVALIRREPDELVMKIVQGWPQAFEPKRASELGFVADRSFDDIIRVHIEDEMGGKL
- a CDS encoding dimethylsulfonioproprionate lyase family protein; protein product: MASLKSRLRREADLLLHRGTRATQGDYSVRRASRPVAVQRLIGALGNIMLSDSTPMMEKFVAGKVFHRLQEPGAVANKPVAAMPLATQMQFALRHLSQKGPAFAEVASAIGDLAKSLEWVASKTGPFASLNIEHTHAHAVVAGVSGVEERDDVALGLTIMAPYTRFPDHIQYRSRVFLALSDCEFSCDDKGWQRGSVGSIFFNDAGHNVAMRCTARPLLAAWCHVER
- a CDS encoding GNAT family N-acetyltransferase, coding for MIAILETLPAEPTADELDRLLKPLVDFNSRHTATIAEWPHLGIVLRQSETAEIVGGLYAFDELNWLFVKYLVVPEALRGKGLGRQLMGEAERIACERGYLGIFLDTYDFQAKPFYLKLGYEQFGELEGDDRTPRRFFLRKVLSAETLKT